A single window of Colletes latitarsis isolate SP2378_abdomen chromosome 11, iyColLati1, whole genome shotgun sequence DNA harbors:
- the LOC143347563 gene encoding peptidyl-prolyl cis-trans isomerase B isoform X1, whose product MDLKSSENSDHSPRNRRTMKILLTIACLVAVVATLENDSLQVTEQVYFDVMIDDHPVGRIVVGLFGDVAPKTVKNFVTLATTGVAGKTYKGSRFHRVIRKFMIQGGDVENGDGSGSISIYGKYFEDENFDIGHNGPMFVSMANAGKNTNGCQFFITTIPTPWLDGKHTVFGKIVTGQDVVFKIEQTKTDADDIPIKPVVIFDCGTIPTTSPFTVADNSYNLWAWAKATCIPLSFSFSILGFFHYMMKQLDV is encoded by the exons ATGGATCTGAAATCGTCCGAGAATTCGGACCATTCGCCGCGAAATCGCAGAACCATGAAGATCCTGCTGACGATAGCCTGCCTGGTCGCGGTCGTCGCGACTTTAGAG AATGATAGTCTTCAAGTCACCGAACAGGTATATTTCGACGTGATGATAGACGATCATCCGGTTGGTCGAATCGTGGTAGGTTTGTTCGGTGACGTTGCTCCCAAAACCGTGAAAAATTTCGTAACTTTGGCTACCACTGGCGTGGCCGGGAAAACGTACAAAGGTAGCAGGTTCCACCGGGTGATCAGGAAGTTTATGATTCAAG GTGGAGACGTCGAGAACGGCGACGGCAGTGGATCGATCAGCATCTACGGTAAATATTTCGAGGACGAGAATTTCGACATTGGCCACAACGGGCCCATGTTCGTGAGCATGGCGAACGCCGGGAAGAATACGAACGGCTGCCAATTCTTCATCACGACGATCCCTACGCCGTGGTTGGACGGAAAGCACACGGTATTCGGAAAG ATCGTTACTGGCCAGGACGTGGTCTTCAAGATCGAGCAAACGAAGACAGACGCTGACGATATACCGATCAAACCTGTCGTTATTTTCGACTGCGGCACGATCCCTACGACATCGCCCTTTACAGTAGCTGACAACAGTTACAA TCTCTGGGCATGGGCGAAAGCAACATGCATACCCTTGAGTTTCAGCTTCTCGATACTCGGCTTCTTTCACTATATGATGAAGCAGTTAGACGTGTAA
- the LOC143348403 gene encoding trypsin → MTNFRRSLDFLTVLSFALASCSEIDEMISKSAMLAQRPARIVGGKDAEKGLHPWQMSVRWGDRERKVPLRHVCGGSLLTAGWVMTAGHCKTLAPPRGEFMILAGKYNLSVPEDTEQGRLVVKVFVHPEYDGRVAPYDIALMMLEEPFDLNPFVSTVSLPYPDSIPTGDVMLTGWGSIGRTRTIEAPEVLQAATLPVIDYDLCKLTLDKSLKRKERNPLHPTNICTGPLDGSLSACKGDSGGPLVRRNAFDEAEVVGIVSWGLFPCGGKNAPSVYTRVSAFITWIILIMLNNS, encoded by the exons ATGACAAACTTCCGAAGATCGTTGGACTTCTTGACAGTGTTGAGTTTCGCTCTCGCGTCGTGTTCGGAAATAGATG AGATGATCTCGAAATCGGCGATGCTGGCGCAAAGGCCGGCGAGGATAGTCGGAGGAAAGGACGCGGAAAAAGGATTGCACCCTTGGCAGATGTCGGTACGTTGGGGCGATCGGGAACGAAAAGTTCCGCTGAGACACGTCTGCGGTGGCAGTTTGCTGACGGCTGGATGGGTGATGACAGCCGGTCATTGTAAAACTCTCGCGCCACCGAGAGGGGAATTTATGATACTGGCTGGAAAGTACAACCTTAGCGTTCCGGAGGACACCGAGCAGGGCAGACTGGTCGTGAAAGTCTTCGTCCATCCGGAATATGACGG GAGAGTAGCGCCGTACGACATCGCACTGATGATGTTGGAGGAGCCATTCGATTTGAACCCATTCGTTTCCACGGTGTCGTTGCCGTATCCTGATTCAATTCCCACGGGAGACGTAATGCTGACTGGCTGGGGTAGCATCGGAAGGACGCGTACTATCGAGGCTCCGGAGGTCCTCCAGGCAGCCACGTTGCCAGTCATCGATTACGATCTGTGCAAATTGACCCTAGATAAAAGCTTGAAACGGAAAGAAAGGAATCCTCTTCATCCGACGAACATCTGCACGGGACCTTTGGACGGCAGTTTATCAGCTTGCAAG GGCGATTCCGGAGGGCCGCTGGTCAGAAGGAACGCTTTCGATGAAGCGGAAGTAGTGGGAATCGTTTCGTGGGGTTTGTTCCCCTGCGGCGGGAAGAACGCCCCGTCCGTGTACACCAGAGTGTCCGCCTTCATCACGTGGATCATCCTGATCATGCTGAATAATTCTTGA
- the LOC143347561 gene encoding trypsin-1-like has product MSLKLIVFAALFAAAAANPVKPYRSVISPLFEPRVVGGSEAKPGQFPWQVSLQWGWLFGYSHFCGGSILNNEWVVTAGHCVLAVPTYGNFVVKVGKHNLKQTEGTEQTIKVLKSFIHEKYNGNVAPYDIALLKLAQPLRLSNAVKAISLPQAGSTPSGTAVLSGWGSTSRTSNPIMPDKLQYVDLPVIDLATCKKAVEELTGPSPLHETNVCSGPLSGGISACSGDSGGPLVLNNNGITELIGIVSWGIVPCGSNGAPSVYTRTSAFNDWIEKIMSDN; this is encoded by the exons ATGTCTCTGAAACTGATCGTCTTCGCCGCCCTTTTCGCGGCTGCGGCTGCAAATCCTG TGAAACCCTATCGTAGCGTGATCTCGCCATTGTTCGAACCCCGCGTCGTCGGTGGATCCGAGGCCAAGCCAGGACAATTCCCGTGGCAAGTTTCCCTCCAATGGGGGTGGCTCTTCGGCTACTCCCACTTCTGCGGAGGATCCATCCTGAACAACGAGTGGGTTGTCACCGCTGGACACTGCGTTCTGGCCGTTCCGACTTACGGTAATTTCGTGGTAAAAGTCGGCAAACACAATCTCAAACAAACGGAGGGCACCGAACAGACCATCAAGGTCTTGAAGAGCTTCATCCACGAGAAGTACAACGG GAACGTTGCACCCTACGACATCGCGCTGCTGAAACTGGCGCAGCCCCTGAGGCTGAGCAACGCGGTTAAAGCGATCAGTTTGCCACAGGCAGGAAGCACGCCATCCGGAACCGCGGTTCTCTCAGGTTGGGGATCAACTTCGAGAACCAGTAATCCCATTATGCCCGACAAACTTCAATACGTTGACTTGCCCGTCATCGATCTCGCCACCTGCAAAAAAGCCGTGGAAGAACTTACCGGACCGTCTCCATTGCACGAGACAAACGTCTGCAGCGGTCCTCTCTCCGGTGGTATCTCGGCGTGCAGC GGTGACTCCGGCGGCCCGTTGGTCCTCAACAACAACGGCATAACCGAGCTGATCGGTATCGTTTCCTGGGGAATCGTTCCGTGCGGCAGTAATGGTGCACCGTCCGTGTACACCAGAACCTCCGCCTTCAACGACTGGATCGAGAAAATTATGTCCGACAATTAA
- the LOC143347562 gene encoding trypsin-1-like encodes MFTKCLLVAAVALQVCSAIPYGLSPRITDGVDAAPGEFPYQVSIEWGVPPLTQFSHVCGGSILNERFVLTAGHCVLKLGKLRVVAGRYYLNRAEQTDQIINVVRTTVHSGYTGGVAQHDIALLKLESPLSFNKFVGRVLLPTQGQRQVGQAVLSGWGSISKKIIPVLPTVLQKAVVPILDNEECYRLLTSQPVVGQQPQLYDTQVCSGLAGKEVSACSGDSGGPLAQLSGSNAVQVGIVSWGMMPCGSSHMPSVYTRVASYVDWIHQHMD; translated from the exons ATGTTCACCAAGTGTTTGCTAGTAGCAGCCGTAGCGCTCCAAG TATGCTCGGCGATACCCTATGGTCTGTCGCCCCGTATCACCGATGGGGTTGACGCCGCGCCAGGAGAATTCCCATACCAGGTCTCCATCGAATGGGGAGTCCCACCCCTAACGCAGTTCAGCCACGTCTGCGGTGGTTCCATCTTGAACGAAAGATTCGTTTTGACCGCTGGCCACTGTGTCTTGAAACTGGGAAAACTGAGGGTTGTTGCTGGCAGATACTACCTGAACAGAGCCGAACAGACCGATCAAATCATCAACGTTGTTAGAACCACCGTTCACAGCGGATACACAGG AGGCGTTGCCCAACACGACATCGCCCTTTTGAAACTGGAATCCCCCCTGTCCTTCAACAAATTCGTGGGTCGCGTACTCCTGCCAACCCAGGGTCAGAGACAAGTTGGACAAGCCGTTCTCTCTGGATGGGGTTCCATCTCTAAGAAAATCATCCCCGTTCTGCCGACTGTTCTCCAGAAGGCCGTCGTACCAATCCTCGACAACGAAGAATGCTACCGTCTACTCACCTCCCAACCCGTCGTAGGTCAACAACCTCAACTCTACGACACCCAAGTTTGCAGCGGTCtggctggcaaagaagtatccgCCTGCTCT GGTGACTCTGGTGGCCCTCTCGCTCAACTGTCTGGCAGCAACGCTGTCCAAGTTGGTATCGTATCATGGGGTATGATGCCGTGCGGATCTAGCCACATGCCATCCGTCTACACCCGCGTTGCCTCTTACGTCGACTGGATCCACCAACACATGGACTAA
- the LOC143347411 gene encoding carboxypeptidase B produces the protein MVRSEEIPRVARYLKQKDLEYQVVIDDLQKQIDEENDILSEEEMLELEGRKGHRMEWSSYHRLEDIHTYLDYLAETFPDVCSVVSIGNSVEGRPLKVLRISNGNQNAPAVWIDGGIHAREWISPAAVTYIIDYLVENSENLETDFYILPVANPDGYEYTFVRDRLWRKNRKRAIGSSCTGVDLNRNFGYRWGGMGTSKDPCREIYAGSGPFSEPETNAIKNFFEASAANFKAYLSFHSYGQFILYPWGYDKRVPPDYADLEKVGRQMSSAMRKAGGANSGYTVGNSATTLYAASGGSDDWAKAILKMKYAFTVELRDTGKHGFVLPSRYIIPTSKEALAAVLVVADACKTL, from the exons ATGGTCCGCTCGGAAGAAATCCCCAGAGTCGCTCGATATTTGAAACAAAAGGACTTGGAATACCAGGTGGTCATCGATGACTTACAGAAACAAATAGACGAAGAGAACGACATACTCTCCGAGGAGGAGATGTTGGAGCTGGAAGGCCGCAAAG GTCATCGAATGGAGTGGTCCAGTTATCATCGTCTTGAGGACATTCACACCTATCTCGATTATCTCGCGGAGACTTTCCCTGATGTCTGTTCCGTCGTCAGCATCGGCAACTCGGTCGAAGGAAGGCCCCTTAAG GTTCTAAGGATCAGTAACGGGAATCAAAATGCGCCCGCTGTGTGGATTGACGGTGGAATCCACGCCAGAGAATGGATCTCACCGGCCGCTGTCACTTACATCATCGACTATCTGGTTGAAAATAGCGAAAATCTCGAGACCGATTTCTACATTTTACCAGTTGCCAATCCCGACGG ATACGAATACACTTTCGTCAGAGATCGTCTGTGGCGGAAGAACAGAAAACGCGCGATAGGCAGCTCGTGCACCGGCGTCGACCTGAATAGGAACTTTGGTTATCGTTGGGGCGGCATGGGCACCAGCAAAGATCCGTGTCGCGAAATTTACGCGGGCTCCGGGCCATTCTCTGAACCCGAGACCAACGCCATTAAGAACTTCTTCGAAGCCAGCGCCGCCAATTTCAAA GCATACCTGTCGTTCCACAGCTACGGTCAGTTCATCCTGTACCCATGGGGTTACGATAAACGCGTTCCGCCGGATTACGCCGATCTCGAGAAGGTAGGCAGACAGATGTCCTCGGCGATGAGGAAAGCGGGAGGCGCCAACAGCGGTTACACGGTCGGAAACAGCGCTACCACTTTGTACGCGGCTTCCGGCGGATCCGACGATTGGGCCAAGGCGATACTCAAGATGAAGTACGCGTTCACGGTCGAACTGAGAGACACTGGGAAACACGGCTTCGTCTTACCCTCGCGTTACATCATCCCCACGTCGAAGGAAGCTCTGGCTGCTGTATTGGTCGTCGCGGATGCTTGCAAAACCTTGTAA
- the LOC143347563 gene encoding peptidyl-prolyl cis-trans isomerase B isoform X2: protein MDLKSSENSDHSPRNRRTMKILLTIACLVAVVATLENDSLQVTEQVYFDVMIDDHPVGRIVVGLFGDVAPKTVKNFVTLATTGVAGKTYKGSRFHRVIRKFMIQGGDVENGDGSGSISIYGKYFEDENFDIGHNGPMFVSMANAGKNTNGCQFFITTIPTPWLDGKHTVFGKIVTGQDVVFKIEQTKTDADDIPIKPVVIFDCGTIPTTSPFTVADNSYKFVST, encoded by the exons ATGGATCTGAAATCGTCCGAGAATTCGGACCATTCGCCGCGAAATCGCAGAACCATGAAGATCCTGCTGACGATAGCCTGCCTGGTCGCGGTCGTCGCGACTTTAGAG AATGATAGTCTTCAAGTCACCGAACAGGTATATTTCGACGTGATGATAGACGATCATCCGGTTGGTCGAATCGTGGTAGGTTTGTTCGGTGACGTTGCTCCCAAAACCGTGAAAAATTTCGTAACTTTGGCTACCACTGGCGTGGCCGGGAAAACGTACAAAGGTAGCAGGTTCCACCGGGTGATCAGGAAGTTTATGATTCAAG GTGGAGACGTCGAGAACGGCGACGGCAGTGGATCGATCAGCATCTACGGTAAATATTTCGAGGACGAGAATTTCGACATTGGCCACAACGGGCCCATGTTCGTGAGCATGGCGAACGCCGGGAAGAATACGAACGGCTGCCAATTCTTCATCACGACGATCCCTACGCCGTGGTTGGACGGAAAGCACACGGTATTCGGAAAG ATCGTTACTGGCCAGGACGTGGTCTTCAAGATCGAGCAAACGAAGACAGACGCTGACGATATACCGATCAAACCTGTCGTTATTTTCGACTGCGGCACGATCCCTACGACATCGCCCTTTACAGTAGCTGACAACAGTTACAA ATTTGTTTCCACTTGA
- the LOC143347547 gene encoding carboxypeptidase B has protein sequence MAVDVESILCVVFGFSLILSSDRADARPRRGDFEFSVQRKYNCSPLDNESWSLEEANQKINRFTNETKAITNDTGDGFAIESGTSFDRNAGRGFSFADIFESMFLAVANGIGSIMTSIIGAEKSPKSRSSRVSYRNHQLIRLFPSTENHVSDLRDLRESEPEDIKFWTQPFYNKTIDAVVAPDLIPDVKAFLRDRGIDFKILIPDLQKTIAYQNPKMSKEQREDLVTTQGHSMTWKRYHRYADIVRYLEYLAFKYSRMVELITIGHSYEGQPIKMVKISTGLNKEGEAKSAVWIDAGMHAREWIGSAVATYIVSQLVEKNASYAKLLDNSDWMILPVANPDGYEFTHTGDRLWRKTRSNHGENEEGSRLCFYFSLLRLMNHYARWFWGKCEGVDPNRNFGYHWGEMEGGGASPDPCDETYAGPHAFSEPETKAMADYILANKQKIRMYLTLHSYSQMWLVPWGYTYSKPSDYSELANAAKKAINAISKVHGTDYQLGPSSDLLYPTSGASDDWAKGVAGIKYAYTLELRDRGTYGFLLPATQIVPTAREIWAGIRTIVRLVTCNT, from the exons ATGGCTGTCGACGTCGAGTCGATCCTGTGCGTTGTGTTCGGTTTCTCGTTGATCCTCTCGTCGGATCGAGCGGACGCGCGGCCGCGGCGCGGTGATTTCGAATTTTCCGTGCAACGCAAATACAATTGTTCGCCATTGGACAACGAGAGTTGGTCCTTGGaagaagcaaaccagaaaataaacag ATTCACGAACGAAACGAAGGCTATTACCAACGATACGGGCGATGGTTTCGCGATCGAATCTGGAACGTCGTTTGACAGGAATGCGGGAAGAGGATTTTCTTTTGCCGATATCTTCGAGTCGATGTTCTTGGCGGTAGCTAACGGCATCGGTTCCATCATGACTAGTATTATCGGTGCAGAGAAAAGTCCCAAGTCACGGTCGTCCAGAGTCAGTTACAGGAACCATCAGCTGATCAGATTGTTCCCCAGCACGGAGAACCACGTGAGCGATCTCAGGGACCTCAGAGAGAGCGAACCGGAAGACATCAAGTTCTGGACGCAGCCGTTTTATAACAA AACGATAGACGCGGTCGTCGCGCCAGATCTTATTCCCGATGTCAAAGCATTTCTTAGAGACAGAGGGATCGACTTCAAAATACTGATACCGGATCTTCAG AAAACGATAGCCTATCAGAATCCAAAAATGTCGAAAGAGCAGCGCGAGGACCTCGTCACCACTCAAGGTCACAGCATGACCTGGAAAAGGTATCATCGATACGCGG ATATCGTACGGTACTTGGAGTACCTAGCCTTCAAGTACTCGAGAATGGTAGAACTGATAACTATAGGCCACAGCTACGAGGGACAGCCCATAAAAATGGTGAAAATTTCGACTGGCCTCAACAAGGAAGGAGAGGCCAAGTCGGCGGTCTGGATAGACGCTG GCATGCACGCACGCGAGTGGATCGGCTCCGCTGTGGCGACCTACATCGTAAGCCAGCTGGTAGAGAAAAACGCGAGCTACGCGAAATTACTCGATAATTCGGACTGGATGATCCTGCCTGTCGCTAATCCGGACGGCTACGAGTTTACTCACACCGGGGATCGTCTCTGGAGGAAAACGCGAAGCAATCATGGCGAAAACGAAGAGGGCAGTCG CTTGTGCTTTTATTTCAGCCTTCTTCGACTAATGAACCATTACGCCAGGTGGTTCTGGGGCAAGTGCGAGGGCGTCGACCCGAACAGGAACTTCGGTTACCATTGGGGTGAAATGGAGGGCGGTGGAGCAAGTCCTGACCCCTGTGACGAGACCTACGCTGGACCACACGCGTTCTCGGAGCCGGAGACTAAAGCAATGGCCGACTACATTCTCGCCAACAAGCAGAAAATTAG AATGTATTTAACGCTGCACTCGTACTCGCAAATGTGGCTGGTTCCGTGGGGATACACGTACTCCAAGCCTTCCGATTATTCGGAGTTGGCGAACGCTGCTAAGAAAGCGATAAACGCTATTTCAAAGGTTCACGGTACCGATTATCAACTTGGTCCATCGTCCGATCTGTTGTACCCGACTTCAG GTGCTTCCGACGATTGGGCCAAAGGTGTAGCTGGAATTAAGTACGCCTACACGTTGGAACTGAGAGATCGTGGTACTTATGGATTTCTACTTCCAGCGACGCAAATAGTGCCCACCGCCCGCGAAATTTGGGCTGGAATAAGAACAATCGTTCGTCTGGTTACTTGTAATACGTGA